Proteins from a single region of Dyadobacter fanqingshengii:
- a CDS encoding T9SS type A sorting domain-containing protein, giving the protein MKTLYFNGQVSICKRLILLLVLANMISVSFAQQRIAGSTKKENARVNADFGTIVISKKTQPEIAPGVNFTFFTEIPSIPSFVLNDDPSFISMQDVGMGEDNTMWAIAAPESGTGNGNIYHRPAGSSAWVQAGGMGTRIDVSLRGNSVLVNEAGAVFTWNSTLSAFQLLSASINAVDVGVSAGTIQNAFVLVRNFGCHTLARSIGSGFFTQYPNICGTRLDVAPDGSVYVLSELAGEVYRVTFSGDAATIAQTFPSLAFRDITVAADGKVWAVNSTTSYYLDNGAWVADPNSSGIGFGSNPSGLSAGADGDTPILTLNAEDDLPTSDRGQLIQRRENGTWMNSHKVRQSGTANSIILNVAPGTYRVEENPTQPAWKLVGINTSGGTVVTNLDNRNANITVGAGQTVHVEFVNAGYDYGDAAASYGTKASDNGAVHQVNPALTLGTTIDIDADGDTGSPATGDDNTGTDDEDGIASFPVISAAGSGTFTNYTVKVSARNETALTANLCGWIDWNNNGTFESGEGVCTTLAPAGTEATLVWPAVIMSGFESKVGTFARFRLTTDVLTTGGMTGMATNGEVEDYFLPFSDAMPVTLITFEGSTREHYVALKWATAEETNADRFEIEHSINGKTWNVVGTVVAKGESSVQANYTFEHNTPLKDRNFYRLRMIDHDKTFSLSKIISVIFDKTSTLTAYPNPANNRIVISSDELVKQVTLHAVSGAKVFESQQHFHNGIDVSKLSQGMYIMSIIQFDGTVSTQRVLVAR; this is encoded by the coding sequence ATGAAAACTCTCTATTTTAATGGACAGGTATCAATTTGCAAAAGACTGATTTTGCTCCTGGTTCTTGCCAACATGATTTCCGTTTCATTTGCTCAGCAACGAATCGCGGGCAGCACAAAGAAAGAGAACGCGCGGGTAAATGCTGATTTTGGAACAATCGTTATTTCAAAAAAAACACAACCAGAAATTGCTCCCGGTGTCAACTTTACTTTTTTCACGGAGATCCCGTCCATCCCGTCATTTGTATTAAACGATGATCCCTCATTCATTTCCATGCAGGATGTGGGCATGGGTGAAGATAACACCATGTGGGCAATCGCTGCTCCGGAATCGGGAACAGGAAATGGAAACATTTATCACAGACCGGCAGGTTCATCAGCGTGGGTGCAGGCGGGCGGCATGGGCACGAGAATCGATGTCAGTCTCAGAGGCAATTCGGTGCTTGTTAATGAAGCGGGTGCTGTGTTCACCTGGAACAGCACTTTAAGCGCTTTTCAATTATTATCGGCTTCGATAAATGCTGTGGATGTCGGTGTTTCTGCAGGTACTATTCAAAACGCATTTGTATTAGTGAGAAATTTCGGATGCCATACCCTGGCTCGCAGTATAGGATCGGGATTTTTTACCCAATATCCAAATATTTGCGGCACCCGCCTTGACGTAGCTCCGGATGGCTCCGTATATGTGCTTAGCGAACTTGCCGGGGAAGTATACCGAGTAACATTTTCCGGGGACGCCGCGACGATTGCTCAAACGTTTCCCTCCTTGGCATTCAGGGATATTACAGTTGCAGCTGACGGTAAAGTTTGGGCTGTTAATTCGACAACAAGCTATTATCTGGATAATGGAGCATGGGTAGCCGACCCTAACAGCAGTGGTATCGGATTCGGAAGCAACCCATCGGGTTTATCAGCGGGAGCCGATGGCGATACACCCATCTTGACGCTGAATGCAGAGGACGATCTGCCCACAAGTGATCGCGGACAACTCATTCAGCGCAGGGAAAATGGCACCTGGATGAACAGCCATAAGGTCCGTCAGTCGGGCACTGCCAACAGTATCATTTTAAATGTTGCCCCGGGAACTTATAGGGTGGAGGAGAACCCTACACAACCTGCTTGGAAGCTGGTCGGCATCAACACATCCGGCGGTACGGTGGTCACAAACCTTGACAATCGCAATGCAAACATCACGGTAGGAGCAGGTCAAACCGTGCATGTTGAGTTTGTCAATGCAGGATATGATTATGGCGATGCAGCTGCTTCCTATGGCACAAAAGCATCAGACAATGGTGCAGTTCATCAGGTAAACCCCGCTCTTACACTGGGAACTACAATTGATATCGATGCCGATGGTGACACCGGTTCGCCTGCAACAGGGGATGATAACACCGGCACGGATGATGAGGATGGAATTGCTTCATTCCCAGTTATTTCGGCTGCTGGTAGCGGAACATTTACGAATTATACGGTCAAAGTGTCGGCTCGTAACGAAACAGCACTTACCGCAAACCTGTGCGGTTGGATTGACTGGAACAACAATGGCACTTTTGAATCCGGAGAAGGGGTTTGTACAACATTGGCCCCAGCTGGGACAGAGGCAACGCTGGTGTGGCCGGCTGTAATAATGAGCGGATTTGAGAGCAAGGTAGGGACCTTTGCGAGGTTCCGGCTCACGACGGACGTTTTAACGACTGGCGGAATGACAGGTATGGCCACTAACGGAGAGGTTGAAGATTACTTTTTACCATTTTCAGATGCAATGCCGGTTACTCTGATAACATTCGAAGGTTCTACCCGCGAACATTATGTAGCCCTGAAATGGGCGACAGCAGAAGAAACAAACGCGGACCGATTCGAGATTGAGCATAGTATCAATGGCAAGACTTGGAATGTAGTTGGAACCGTGGTTGCAAAAGGGGAAAGCAGCGTTCAGGCAAACTATACATTCGAACACAACACTCCCTTGAAAGACCGGAATTTTTATCGGCTCAGAATGATTGATCATGATAAAACCTTCTCCCTAAGCAAAATTATCAGTGTTATTTTTGACAAAACATCAACGCTCACCGCTTATCCTAATCCGGCGAACAATCGGATCGTGATCAGCAGTGATGAACTCGTGAAGCAAGTAACATTACACGCGGTATCAGGTGCCAAAGTATTCGAAAGTCAACAACATTTTCACAACGGAATCGATGTTTCGAAGCTGAGTCAGGGTATGTACATTATGTCAATTATCCAATTCGATGGTACGGTGAGTACACAAAGGGTGCTGGTAGCCAGATAG
- a CDS encoding SDR family oxidoreductase, which produces MSETIKSTLQNPLDKYPKPPFNKQPQQVPGLASKMDPQPDHGETSYKGSGRLAGRKALITGGDSGIGRAAAIAYAREGADVVINYLPDEQSDADEVIALIEAEGRKGFGIPGDITQEAFCGELVEQAVQKLGGLDILVNNAGHQQAVDSLLELTSQGFDTTIKTNIYAPFWITKAALPHLLAGSVIIATSSVQAYDPSENLFDYAQTKAANVAFVKSLAKQLGPKGIRVNGVAPGPVWTPLQVSGGQPQDKITEFGEATPLGRPGQPAELASIYVQLADDSASFATGQIYGAAGGNGHP; this is translated from the coding sequence ATGTCTGAAACAATTAAATCAACGCTTCAAAATCCGCTCGACAAATATCCCAAACCGCCATTTAACAAGCAGCCGCAGCAAGTGCCGGGACTGGCTTCGAAAATGGATCCGCAGCCTGACCACGGGGAAACATCCTACAAAGGATCTGGCCGGCTCGCGGGCAGAAAGGCCTTAATAACCGGAGGCGATTCGGGAATTGGACGCGCGGCCGCCATTGCTTATGCCCGCGAGGGAGCTGATGTTGTGATCAATTATCTGCCTGATGAACAATCTGATGCAGACGAGGTTATCGCACTGATCGAAGCCGAAGGCAGGAAAGGATTTGGAATTCCAGGCGACATAACGCAGGAAGCATTTTGCGGGGAGCTTGTAGAGCAGGCGGTGCAGAAGTTGGGGGGATTGGATATTCTGGTCAACAATGCAGGGCACCAGCAAGCCGTGGATTCTTTGCTCGAACTAACCTCTCAAGGATTCGATACCACCATCAAAACCAACATTTACGCGCCATTTTGGATTACGAAGGCTGCATTGCCGCATCTTCTGGCTGGGTCAGTGATTATTGCTACATCGTCGGTTCAGGCGTACGATCCGTCAGAAAACTTGTTTGACTATGCACAAACCAAGGCCGCGAATGTTGCTTTTGTAAAGTCGCTGGCCAAGCAATTGGGGCCCAAAGGCATCCGTGTAAATGGTGTAGCGCCAGGCCCGGTATGGACACCGTTGCAGGTAAGCGGAGGTCAGCCACAGGATAAGATTACCGAGTTTGGGGAAGCGACACCTCTGGGAAGGCCTGGTCAGCCGGCCGAGCTCGCATCCATCTATGTGCAGCTCGCCGACGACAGCGCCAGCTTTGCTACCGGCCAGATTTACGGCGCCGCGGGTGGCAATGGACATCCCTGA
- a CDS encoding LLM class flavin-dependent oxidoreductase: protein MKKIGFLSFGHWSNHPAYNAQTASDTLLQSIDLAVAAEEIGLDGAYFRVHHFASQLASPFPLLAAVGAKTSKIEIGTGVIDMRYENPLYMVEDAGAADLISEGRLQLGVSRGSPEQVIEGWRYFGYEPAEGETDADMGRRKALEFLERLKGVGFAQPNPNPMFPNPPGLLRLEPYSEGLRERIWWGAASNATAVWAAENGMYLQSSTLKYDEGGKPFHVQQAEQIRFYKEAWKKAGHQREPRVSVSRSIFALVTEQDRYYFGQETSRRDKIGMIEQDKRAIFGRSYAAEPDQLIKELAQDEAIQEADTLLLTIPNTLGVDYNVHVLSSILEHVAPGLGWR from the coding sequence ATGAAGAAAATAGGATTTTTATCGTTTGGGCATTGGTCTAATCATCCGGCTTATAATGCTCAGACAGCAAGTGATACGCTGCTGCAATCTATTGATTTGGCTGTTGCTGCGGAAGAAATTGGTTTAGATGGCGCTTATTTTCGTGTACACCATTTTGCATCCCAACTGGCATCGCCATTCCCATTACTTGCGGCTGTTGGTGCGAAAACGAGTAAAATTGAAATTGGGACGGGGGTCATTGATATGCGTTATGAGAACCCCCTGTATATGGTGGAAGATGCAGGCGCTGCGGATTTGATTTCGGAAGGGCGGTTACAGTTAGGCGTCAGCAGAGGATCGCCGGAACAGGTGATTGAAGGATGGCGCTATTTTGGATACGAACCGGCTGAGGGCGAAACCGACGCGGATATGGGACGTCGTAAGGCACTGGAATTCCTTGAAAGGCTAAAAGGTGTTGGATTTGCGCAGCCTAACCCTAACCCCATGTTTCCAAATCCACCGGGGCTACTGCGTTTGGAACCCTATTCCGAAGGTTTGCGGGAGCGTATCTGGTGGGGAGCTGCTTCCAATGCTACTGCCGTTTGGGCAGCCGAAAACGGAATGTATCTTCAAAGTTCTACCCTGAAATACGACGAAGGCGGGAAGCCGTTTCATGTGCAGCAAGCGGAGCAGATCCGGTTTTACAAAGAAGCTTGGAAAAAAGCGGGACACCAGCGCGAACCAAGGGTTTCGGTGAGTCGGTCCATATTTGCATTGGTAACCGAGCAAGACCGCTACTATTTTGGACAGGAAACCAGCCGTCGCGATAAAATCGGAATGATTGAGCAGGACAAACGCGCGATTTTCGGTAGAAGCTATGCTGCCGAACCGGATCAACTCATTAAAGAATTGGCACAGGACGAGGCGATCCAGGAAGCGGATACATTGCTTTTGACCATCCCAAATACATTAGGCGTTGATTATAATGTGCATGTGCTGTCTTCTATTTTGGAGCATGTGGCACCCGGACTGGGCTGGCGTTAG
- a CDS encoding DUF4347 domain-containing protein — protein MMKTTFTLYLCLLSLLTFSIVCYKKLRSGSTGDLVIIDESLKDYRSLADGLDPKSQVIYVSNSPEGLHNLTKQLASRGKAERVHIMTHGTDGNFVLGQTQLNNANFSEHESFWQSLGNVLVAGRSSLLIYSCQLTANRTGEQFVQRLHSMLGVPVAASDDQTGSERRGGDWDLEYVAGKILRQHVLKLMDFKGLLVPTFTQLTGGSSPFNGMTIATDDQLIYGDFDADGDIDIHSYDGTSAINDFWQNNGSGSFAKVTGAASPFENVFENAVFYFALNAFVADWDNDGDDDIYVPMRNSGQNEKNFYYRNDNGKYVLLSGASSPFNGINVSGNNEMIIGDFDTDGDIDIHSYPGSQLDNEFWRNNGSGAFSKVTGAQNPFDNLSGKAAFSSARYAFLGDWDNDGDVDILVSRRGNTSVRDYHRNDNGIYTIQTGAANPFDGMAIANDNQIIFGDFDADGDIDLQTSDGSSTLVFWRNNGSGNFTQVTGAENPFNTLPNSGAFYNNALKSFVADWDNDGDVDVFTTNYTAANQKYFFRQNDAPPRITSTTPANVATGVSVSSNISLTFSRTVTGAAGKNIQIRRSDNNSVFANIAANGAQVTGGGSNTITIDPPTDLDGATGYYLTIDEAAFVDSEGRIFEGVSNNATLRFTTGTPPTTVTSITPQDDNPTNSSSVAYEVVFAQSVTGVDASDFTLTSSDVSGAAVSGVSGSGTTYTVTINTGSGNGTIRLDFSGLTGTVPNVSAEFTTASAYTIYKVSNASDYYRSANVDANWNTVGDWISSADNSFWITATSIPGGAAASTLITTGQTMRMPTGLSLTVRNLTIDGTLHSGDSQFNVNGSCINNGTLTGSGTFIVAMFTNVGVLSPGESPGFLAFTNDMTTSGTLLMEIGGTERFMDYDIVQTFGFTAGGTLSVSFINGFTPKLGDAFTLVEAGNITGAFESVNLPDISPLVWETTSADGKFTIRAVNNPMPVTLVNFNASMNESAVDLVWSTSSEINSSHFEIQRSMEGKIWENIGLVNTRNENAGEQHYRYTDMLPLQAENFYRLRMVDADGTFAFSKIEHVRFLDSKAQLRSYPNPVTDRIFLDVTNVESIQTVEIYSASGVLHYTGGYSPEGIDVKALPSGIFVLKTIGANRTTSTFKFAKH, from the coding sequence ATGATGAAAACTACCTTTACTCTCTATCTCTGTCTACTATCCTTACTCACTTTTTCAATAGTCTGCTATAAAAAACTTCGAAGTGGCAGTACCGGCGATCTGGTAATTATCGACGAATCTCTAAAAGATTACCGCTCGCTTGCCGATGGCCTGGATCCGAAATCACAAGTCATTTACGTTTCCAATAGCCCCGAAGGATTACATAATCTTACCAAGCAACTAGCCAGCCGCGGGAAAGCCGAGCGTGTGCATATCATGACCCACGGTACCGACGGTAATTTTGTGCTGGGACAAACGCAGCTTAATAACGCTAATTTCAGTGAGCATGAAAGCTTCTGGCAAAGCCTGGGGAATGTGCTTGTGGCTGGCAGGTCCAGTCTGCTCATTTATAGCTGCCAGCTTACGGCAAACCGAACCGGGGAACAATTCGTACAGCGTCTGCACAGCATGCTCGGAGTGCCCGTTGCCGCTTCCGATGACCAGACAGGCTCGGAACGCCGCGGCGGGGACTGGGACCTGGAATATGTTGCCGGTAAGATCCTCAGGCAGCACGTATTAAAGCTCATGGATTTCAAAGGCCTGCTTGTGCCGACTTTCACGCAGCTGACCGGCGGGTCCAGCCCCTTCAATGGCATGACCATCGCGACGGACGATCAGCTGATCTATGGAGATTTTGACGCGGACGGGGATATCGATATCCATTCATACGACGGCACTTCTGCCATTAACGACTTCTGGCAAAATAACGGTAGCGGATCATTTGCAAAAGTCACCGGTGCGGCGAGTCCGTTTGAAAATGTTTTTGAGAACGCCGTTTTTTATTTTGCTTTAAATGCATTTGTAGCGGACTGGGACAATGATGGTGATGACGATATCTATGTTCCGATGCGCAACAGCGGGCAAAATGAAAAAAACTTTTACTACCGTAACGATAATGGGAAATACGTGTTGCTGAGCGGCGCCTCGAGCCCGTTTAACGGCATCAACGTGAGTGGGAACAACGAAATGATCATCGGCGATTTCGATACGGATGGCGACATTGATATACATAGCTATCCTGGAAGCCAGCTTGACAATGAATTTTGGCGCAATAACGGCAGCGGTGCGTTCTCTAAGGTGACCGGCGCGCAAAACCCTTTTGATAACCTATCCGGCAAGGCAGCATTTTCCAGTGCGCGTTACGCCTTCTTGGGCGACTGGGACAATGATGGGGATGTTGATATTCTTGTGAGCAGACGCGGTAATACGTCTGTGAGAGATTATCACCGCAACGACAATGGTATATACACGATCCAGACAGGAGCAGCCAACCCGTTTGATGGTATGGCAATTGCCAACGACAACCAAATCATTTTCGGAGACTTCGACGCGGATGGCGATATTGACTTGCAGACATCCGATGGTTCCAGCACGCTGGTTTTCTGGCGAAACAACGGAAGCGGGAATTTTACGCAGGTAACCGGTGCTGAAAACCCCTTCAATACGCTGCCGAATTCCGGAGCTTTTTATAACAATGCATTGAAATCTTTTGTGGCCGACTGGGATAACGACGGCGATGTGGATGTGTTCACGACCAACTATACCGCAGCGAACCAGAAATATTTCTTCCGCCAGAACGACGCACCACCCCGGATAACGTCCACCACACCAGCCAATGTCGCAACGGGTGTGTCCGTGAGTAGCAACATTTCACTTACATTCAGTCGCACGGTAACGGGTGCAGCAGGCAAGAACATACAGATCCGTCGTAGCGACAATAATTCTGTTTTCGCGAACATTGCTGCCAACGGTGCACAGGTGACGGGTGGTGGATCGAATACCATAACCATTGACCCTCCAACAGACCTGGATGGTGCGACGGGTTACTACCTTACGATCGACGAAGCCGCATTTGTAGACTCCGAAGGGCGCATTTTTGAGGGTGTCAGTAACAATGCCACGCTGCGATTTACTACCGGAACGCCCCCGACTACGGTGACGTCGATTACACCACAGGATGACAACCCAACAAATTCAAGTTCTGTCGCATATGAAGTGGTGTTCGCCCAAAGTGTCACTGGTGTGGATGCTTCTGACTTCACGCTGACATCCAGTGACGTTTCCGGAGCAGCAGTTTCCGGCGTTTCGGGCTCCGGTACGACCTACACCGTTACTATCAATACCGGCAGTGGCAATGGGACCATCCGGCTGGACTTCTCAGGACTGACCGGCACTGTACCGAACGTGAGTGCCGAATTTACCACAGCGAGCGCATACACGATTTACAAAGTATCTAATGCCAGCGATTATTATAGATCCGCCAATGTGGACGCTAACTGGAACACGGTAGGCGACTGGATATCTTCTGCGGATAACAGCTTTTGGATTACCGCAACTTCTATTCCGGGAGGTGCCGCGGCAAGTACGCTCATTACAACCGGGCAAACCATGCGCATGCCAACGGGATTATCCCTGACAGTTCGTAACCTGACTATTGATGGTACACTGCATTCGGGTGATAGCCAGTTCAACGTAAATGGCAGCTGTATTAATAATGGCACACTCACAGGAAGTGGTACTTTCATAGTCGCAATGTTTACAAATGTGGGTGTTCTTTCACCAGGTGAGTCTCCGGGTTTCCTTGCGTTTACCAACGACATGACTACATCCGGTACGTTGCTGATGGAAATCGGTGGTACCGAACGTTTCATGGATTATGATATTGTCCAAACCTTCGGATTTACCGCTGGTGGTACATTATCGGTTTCATTTATTAATGGTTTTACACCGAAGCTTGGTGACGCATTCACACTCGTGGAAGCAGGAAATATTACCGGAGCATTTGAATCGGTGAATCTTCCTGACATTTCGCCACTGGTTTGGGAAACGACCTCTGCAGACGGGAAATTCACAATAAGAGCGGTAAACAACCCCATGCCGGTCACCCTCGTGAATTTCAATGCTTCCATGAACGAATCGGCAGTCGATCTGGTTTGGAGCACTTCCAGTGAAATAAATAGCAGCCATTTCGAAATTCAACGGAGCATGGAAGGTAAGATCTGGGAAAACATCGGCTTAGTCAACACACGTAACGAAAACGCAGGAGAACAGCATTACCGGTATACGGATATGCTTCCCTTACAAGCCGAAAACTTCTATCGGCTACGCATGGTGGATGCAGACGGCACTTTTGCATTCAGTAAAATTGAACACGTGCGTTTCCTTGATTCCAAAGCGCAGCTCAGAAGCTATCCTAACCCAGTTACGGACAGGATTTTTCTGGATGTCACAAACGTGGAGAGTATACAGACGGTTGAGATCTATTCAGCTTCCGGCGTGTTGCATTATACCGGCGGATATTCACCTGAGGGCATTGATGTGAAAGCACTGCCATCAGGTATTTTTGTATTGAAAACCATAGGCGCGAACCGCACGACATCTACTTTCAAATTTGCAAAACATTAA
- a CDS encoding glycosyltransferase family 2 protein: MNTIPVSVVTIVKSRQEALQNLVLGLEKSDVWPAELVIVHMNEPASELTSENFPIRALWFDAGEKLPLAAARNFAAEQAACPFVIFLDVDCIPSPQLVGEYFNACQKAQHLWIGPVRYLRQGATSESDFLQQMRELSTPDPVRAELREVNYALFWSLNFACSKEVYDRINGFDTRFTGYGAEDTDFGFMARESGVPLSVADAVAYHQYHASYDPPLNHFEDILMNASTFFEKWQKWPMEGWLKKFVNAGLITWNDDGIKIVRKPNEAEIRAALKS, encoded by the coding sequence ATGAATACTATACCCGTTTCCGTAGTTACAATAGTCAAATCCCGGCAGGAAGCGCTGCAGAACCTTGTTTTAGGTTTGGAGAAATCGGATGTCTGGCCGGCTGAGCTTGTGATTGTCCATATGAATGAGCCTGCGAGTGAGCTTACTTCCGAAAATTTCCCTATTCGTGCTCTTTGGTTTGATGCCGGGGAAAAATTGCCTCTTGCCGCTGCCCGGAACTTTGCAGCAGAACAGGCAGCTTGCCCTTTTGTGATTTTTCTTGATGTGGATTGCATTCCGTCGCCGCAGTTGGTCGGGGAATATTTCAATGCTTGCCAAAAAGCCCAACACTTATGGATTGGGCCGGTCAGATATCTTCGGCAGGGAGCCACCTCAGAATCTGATTTTTTGCAACAAATGCGGGAATTGAGCACGCCTGACCCGGTTAGGGCTGAACTGCGTGAGGTTAATTACGCGCTTTTCTGGTCACTTAACTTTGCGTGCAGCAAGGAAGTCTACGACCGCATCAATGGTTTTGACACCCGTTTTACAGGTTATGGCGCGGAAGATACCGATTTCGGATTCATGGCCAGGGAAAGCGGTGTTCCGCTCAGTGTTGCCGATGCAGTTGCATATCATCAATATCATGCAAGTTATGACCCGCCACTCAATCATTTTGAGGATATTTTAATGAACGCCAGCACATTTTTCGAGAAATGGCAAAAGTGGCCTATGGAAGGCTGGCTTAAAAAATTTGTAAATGCAGGATTGATAACCTGGAACGATGATGGGATTAAAATTGTGCGCAAACCCAATGAAGCAGAGATCAGAGCAGCGCTAAAATCGTGA
- a CDS encoding glycosyltransferase: MSANFAFYIHHHGSGHLMRALSIASQLKDARVTFMGTGLTRLEDIIPKNIHCIHLPGDVAGQEDPYASRMGLSFLHYAPINVEKVAARAAEISAALYALFPVILVVDVSVEVTMLATLCGIPTVVIRQNGDRDDNAHLHAYECAQLLIAPSPEQLMNSSSHDWVNKKTLFSGGFSKYSGKEKYIKKGGERTIGVIVGSGGTSLDGAVIHALATQCTNKLIHVIGDISETEQASAQNIVFHGQLTDPAAVLSECDVVIGNAGHNTVMEMADLGKKFVCIPEDRPFQEQLRKAELLEKNGMAVVIRPDELAHAEWEMIIAKAGNVPVDCWQGVIRDSALADVALQLHALWDKHFVQK, encoded by the coding sequence ATGTCAGCTAATTTCGCTTTCTATATACACCACCACGGCTCGGGACATTTGATGCGTGCGCTATCGATTGCCTCACAGCTGAAAGATGCGCGGGTAACGTTTATGGGAACGGGGCTGACGCGGTTGGAGGATATTATTCCAAAAAATATACATTGTATTCACCTGCCTGGGGATGTAGCCGGCCAGGAAGATCCTTACGCTTCCCGCATGGGGCTGAGTTTTCTGCATTACGCGCCAATCAATGTTGAAAAAGTTGCCGCGCGAGCCGCTGAGATCTCGGCGGCGTTGTATGCTTTATTTCCGGTGATACTGGTTGTCGATGTCTCCGTTGAGGTCACAATGCTCGCCACTTTATGCGGAATTCCAACGGTCGTGATACGTCAGAATGGTGACCGGGATGATAATGCCCATTTACACGCCTACGAATGTGCGCAACTGCTGATCGCGCCGTCGCCTGAGCAGTTGATGAACTCTTCGTCGCATGATTGGGTAAACAAAAAAACATTGTTTTCAGGGGGATTTTCTAAATATTCCGGAAAAGAAAAATACATTAAAAAGGGAGGCGAGCGCACGATTGGAGTCATTGTTGGTTCTGGCGGCACTTCACTCGACGGTGCCGTTATCCATGCTTTGGCAACACAATGCACAAACAAGTTGATTCATGTGATTGGAGACATTTCGGAAACAGAACAAGCATCGGCACAGAACATCGTGTTTCATGGCCAACTCACCGATCCGGCTGCAGTACTTTCCGAATGCGATGTGGTGATAGGCAATGCAGGGCACAACACGGTAATGGAAATGGCTGATCTGGGGAAAAAATTCGTTTGCATACCAGAAGATCGTCCGTTTCAGGAGCAGTTGCGCAAGGCAGAGCTGCTGGAAAAAAACGGAATGGCAGTGGTCATTCGGCCGGATGAACTAGCGCATGCGGAATGGGAAATGATCATTGCAAAAGCCGGGAATGTGCCCGTCGATTGCTGGCAAGGGGTGATCCGTGACTCAGCATTGGCGGATGTTGCGTTGCAATTGCATGCATTATGGGATAAGCATTTTGTTCAAAAGTGA
- a CDS encoding glycosyltransferase family 4 protein yields MKIGIIAHLKYPISKPFMGGLEAFTYDICQRLLARGHDVLLYACAGSDPILNVRPILCEEDYHPITSSQFTSRQLSTEYISTHHAYVEMMQEIDKDELDIIFNNSLNYVPIMMSALVNAPMVTVLHTPPIFELKNAIRREQDYGRVQYVSVSKTNADNWKAYAPDCAVIHNGIDLSAWEFYPENDRSYLMWFGRIHPDKGLHLAIDAAKLSGKKMKVAGAISDEHYYETQIVPRLDDSIELLGSCDHKKLNELIGRAEVSLITPCWEEPFGLVVAESLACGTPVAGIAKGALPHLLDEHTGMLCSGDDVQELAECIRVAGNLDRAKCRQRAEQLFDVEKMVDSYEALFEKIALEKMETEIKADVS; encoded by the coding sequence ATGAAAATCGGCATCATTGCTCATTTAAAATATCCAATTTCCAAACCTTTCATGGGAGGGTTGGAAGCCTTCACTTATGACATTTGCCAGCGGTTACTCGCGCGCGGACACGACGTGCTTTTATATGCCTGCGCAGGCTCAGACCCCATTCTGAATGTCAGGCCTATATTATGTGAAGAGGATTATCATCCCATTACATCTTCTCAATTCACCTCGCGCCAGCTGAGCACAGAATATATTTCTACGCACCACGCTTATGTGGAAATGATGCAGGAAATAGATAAGGACGAGCTCGATATTATTTTTAACAACAGTCTCAATTACGTACCCATTATGATGTCGGCGCTCGTAAATGCCCCGATGGTCACAGTGCTGCACACCCCGCCGATATTCGAACTGAAAAACGCCATCCGCCGTGAACAGGATTACGGGCGCGTTCAATATGTATCTGTATCGAAAACCAATGCGGATAACTGGAAGGCTTATGCGCCAGATTGCGCGGTTATTCATAATGGCATTGACTTATCTGCATGGGAATTTTATCCTGAAAATGACCGCAGTTACTTGATGTGGTTTGGACGGATACACCCGGATAAAGGCTTGCATTTGGCCATTGATGCAGCTAAGCTTTCCGGAAAAAAGATGAAAGTTGCCGGAGCGATCAGCGACGAGCATTATTATGAAACCCAGATTGTACCGCGGCTTGACGATTCCATTGAGTTACTGGGATCCTGTGACCATAAGAAGCTGAACGAGCTCATTGGCCGGGCAGAGGTTTCGTTGATCACCCCATGCTGGGAGGAGCCTTTCGGACTGGTGGTGGCTGAGTCCCTGGCTTGCGGGACGCCGGTGGCGGGCATTGCAAAAGGTGCATTGCCGCATTTGCTGGACGAGCACACGGGAATGTTATGCAGTGGCGATGATGTGCAGGAACTGGCGGAATGCATCAGGGTAGCCGGAAATCTGGATCGCGCTAAATGCCGCCAGAGAGCCGAGCAATTGTTTGACGTGGAAAAGATGGTAGATTCCTATGAAGCGCTGTTTGAAAAAATAGCTTTGGAAAAAATGGAAACGGAGATCAAGGCGGATGTCAGCTAA